Part of the Trichoderma asperellum chromosome 1, complete sequence genome is shown below.
TGCTAAATGGCAAAGCATCAGTTTAAATTGACGGCAGCACAAAATTCGTGCCTGTCTTCGCAACAGATATTTCCAACTACGCATTCAGCGAGCCCGGAATAGTCTCACTTGCTCCCAAGATGAATATCCAAGCGAGCTTGATGGGGCAAGGACAGATCAGTTCGGACTTCGTGCTCAGTTTCAGAGCGGGAAGAGCTCAGAAACAAGGCACTGTCCAACCCAAACGCACTAACGGAAGATGAGCGCGATATTCTTGTGTGCGGAGTCGCCAAGCGGAACAAGTCTAGTGGCAGACACAGTTTTTGGAGGTTTCAccttgttgaagatgacaaGAAGCTCGCCGGTCGAGTTGATGTTATCTTATACACTCAAGACGATATCAAGATACAGCGCCATGCGAACTACCGTCTTAGCCACACTTTCAAGGAAGTGAAAGCAGAGCGGCGCGAAAACCTGAGACAACAACGAATCGCAGAGCGAGCGGCAAAGATGAGGGCGGCTCAGCCTCGATGGTTAAATCATATGTCCGATGCAAAGTTGTTTCGATGGGGCTTTGTCATTTTCCGGACGGCGTACAGCGAGGGAACTGAACAGAAATGGCGAACGTTTCAATATGCCTATACTTGTAATAAGAATGCACAGCTCAATCAAGGCTGGAAAAGAGCATCCAGTCTTTgctctcatcatcaaccACTTTTCGTCAGTGATTCATCATTGGAAGGAGCAGGTGTTGATGTTTTACGGCAACGATTCAAGATCATGCGAGAGCAGAACGAGATTCCCGCTGGCATAGCGACAGATTGCTTTTTAATAGCAGATCTGGCGGCTCTTGACGAAGCATCCATCACATTACGGACAAAATATCAACCGAAAGCCCCAGGCGAACCAGATCCATGGCAGTTCACGGTTTTTATAAGGGCTGTTAATCCAGACTATGACACATCTGAAGGAGATTTAGCTGGCTACGAAGGAGAGATTACAATTCCACTCCCCAAAGTTTTTGACTGGCTGTACTACTGTTTCCTTGCCAAAAGCGAAGATTGGGAGGCCAGATATAACGTGGTAAAAGGAGGCCCGGCAGAAATGATGGTTAGTACTCGTCTCTCCATTTGCCTCTTAGACTAGATATCTCAGTTCACGCATCCGCGCTATCTCATGAATACTGACACTGAGATGTAAACAGAGCCCTTCGTCGCCATATCCAGCATATCGTCCAGGAACAGAGCCTGCTAATCTCTCAGAGATACTGCCGCCTTAGCCAGCTAACTGTGTCATTTAGATGCCACTCCATTTATTCTGTTCCCTCTCAAACTCGTGTGGCTTCTCTAGCTTGGCATATGTACCGCATTCCTTCGCCCAATTGGCCCCGTCATTTGCTAGGAACGGTACATGTAACCAGCTAGCTTGCTACAGTTAGCATATAGAGAGGCCCACTGGCCAACTTTTTGAGGGAGCACGGTATTCGGTTGCTATAGCATTTGATCAGACCACCTCGGGGATGGAAAAGCATTAATTCGTCACTTCGGAGCCGATGAAGTCGCGTCGAAGAAGCAGCTGAGCTCCGCTTTTTGCGTACGAAGGTATCATCGTTTTCTGAGCTATTTCGCTTGTGGCAATCAAGCAGGCAAGCGGTGGTCGGAGGTGCCGAGCACGGCGAATTATCAGCACGCAGCGCCAGATAAGGCGCACATAATGGTTCCATTTTCTTACCTAAATTGATGCGCGTATTACTTGAGTTGTAAGCTCGTATTCGCTTTGTGATGTATATTGTTTTCTATATCCACTTGGCACGAGATAGATTCCTACGTAAATACTCTCTATCGGGCTTAGCTCTTAACGCCGTAATTGTTCATTCACCGCATGGCTTAGTATAACAAGCAGGCACGTTTGCTGTAGGTATTTAGATATGTATCGGGTATGGAGTTCGCGCTGAGCACTTGGTAACCCTGTAATACGCAGTCTTCCAGCGGACGCTCAAAACTCTTCTTCCCACCTACTTGGAAATCACTTTCGTTCAATTGAACCAGCGGTTGGAAAGTTCGTTTAAACATCCGAGTATTTGTTTACTTTGTGTTTAGCCGGCATTGGCATTGAAACAATTACAAAACTTATATCACAATCTTCTTGCATGTGATTCGACTGCCCCTCACCTCAAATTTACTTTGACGCAATCACGCCTATTGTTAATCGAAcaacagaagcagcagcatctctctCGACGCTATAATAGCACCAAAAATTCAAGCAAAATGTCATGCCCAGACTGTTACCGTGGTTCCGTCCACGAGGGTCAACCGCGTGGACAAGTCACTAAAGCTTACGGACTAGACACATATGTTGTCAATCCAGCTGATGGACGGCCTGCTAAAGGCATTGTGGTTCTCCTCCCAGATGCATTTGGGTGGGAATTTGTCAACGTGAGGCTGCTTGCGGATAGCTATGCCGACAAAGGAGACTTCAAGGTGTATGCTCCCGACTTCATGAAAGGTAAGTTCAGAGTCCACGTATATGGCCTTACGCCCGTTTTCATGTGTCAAAATCTAATGGCTGTAGGTCACCCGGCACCATTGTATATGATGGAGAGCATGAAGATCGTATCAAGTGATGTTGGAATCTTTACCAAAATGTAAGTACTAACCTTTcataacaaaaaaaggctgtTGAGAGATAACTACACGTATACGCAGAGCTGACTTTTACTTCAGCCGACACGGGTTCCGCGTTCTATGTGCTAtacttccttttctctttatcaATTGGCCCTCTAAGGCATGGCCCAGAGTAAAGGGATTCTTTGAACAACtccgcaaagaagaaggcgctTCGCTATCAGTCGGCGCCGCTGGCTTCTGCTGGGGTGGCAAGCAGGTCTTGCTACTGGGCCGGGGCGATAAAATTGATGGGCGGCCGCTGATTGATGTTGGATTTACGGGACACCCAAGTCTCTTGAGTCTTCCCGCCGACATCAACAACTTAACACTGCCGGTATCATTTGCGATTGGTGATCACGATAGCTACCTTTCAGTAGCTCAAGCTGAGAGTATCAAGGCCATCGTTGAGGCAAAGCCCGAGCTAGCTCGAGGAGAAGTAACCGTCTACCCTGACTGTGGACATGGATTCTGTGTTAGGGCGGATCACAAATTTCCGGATGCTGTAAAGCAGGCGGACGATGCGACTGATCAGTGCATTGCGTGGTTTAATACCCACTTCAAAACTTCTGCATAACCGGCTCAGAGGCGAGGAGCCGTTTATTCGAATACACATAcacatatatgtatacatacCATATATTCTTACTTCACTGCTGCTTTTTTCAACAGATTTAATTTCATAGATGACACCATCCAGCTGATATTGTGACGACTTCTCGCAAAGAttagctttctttcttgatgACTGTATTAGATAAACTTCTAAGCTATATATGTTTATATGCTTTAAGTCGCTAGCACATGGAGATGGTGCGCTCCATTGCCGTCTTATCCAATGAACTATTTTCGGACTATCATTCGGAGATCGTATAAGCTGATATAGATATCACGAGACTCTATCTTCAAAATAGGCAAGAGGTTCGGAAATCTAGAACCGTATATCTAAGATGAGGGATTATTATAACCGTCGGCATTTACGTCAGCGATAGTTTGGTGGATGATAGTGTCATTTTGATGTATTCATTTTTGGCGGTGAGGGTCCGAACATTCGGGACATGTCGTCtgtataaagtaaaaaaaaatgtatcGCTTCATTTTGTAATTTAAATTTCAAGTTATAGAATGGCCAGACACTTATACGCAAATTGACTTGAAACACATGAAAGTTCTGTTATGCTCAAATTTGGACACGCCGTCTTTCAACGGCCCAGGATCCACGATGCGGGGAAGGATTTCGCGGAGAGCAAATCTGGGGATGTCGGGCATTTAAAAGCCGGATACAGGGTGATCAGGCTTATTGGCCGCATCTTCATACCCCAGACTTCCAAGGTGGGGGAGATCTATGATTGAATGAATACCGTCGGCTGATGTCCAATGCGAGAGCACCGATTTTATAAGTCCGAATATTCTTTGAAGAGGGCTCAAGACAAGACAATGATACATAAATACCCTCCCTCTTGCCCTTTGTCCGTGTGAAATGGAggtttgttttattttagcaaaagaaagacttCGGTGCATGAAGCTTACACCAGATATCTAAAGCGAGATGCTTTCATTACTATTATGCGCcacggccgcagcagctgccaGCGTATCTGGTCTGCGAAAACTAAGCAATCTAGTTACATTTGGAGACAGCTATACAGATGAAGGACGTTTGAACTACATCTTCAATCACAAcgctctccctcctcctggCCAGCTATTGCCGGTGAACAATCAAACGTCGGTGGGCGGATATGCCTGGCCAAGACTCGTGGCGCAAAAAACGGGAGCCAAGCTCTACGATTATGCTGTCGCAGGTGGTATGTGCTCTAACAATGTTACTCAGCACTACCTGGGCAATATCAATGGGCCATTCCCGTCCATCTTGGACTACGAGGTCCCGGCATTCAAGACAGATTTGGGGTATAAAGGGTTATACCCAGACCGAAGAGCAGATAACACAGTTTACGCGCTGTGGATCGGAACTAATGACCTTGGAATTGACGGATTTCTGGGCGAAGAGCAGGTCCAGGGAGCTACAATCACAGACTTTGTAGAGTGTGTCTGGAAAGCCTTCGACGGTGTGTATAAGCTGGGAGGCAGGCAATTCGTCCTGCTCAACGTGCTTCCGCTGCAACTTTCGCCCATGTATGCCTCCATCCCCAATGGTGGAGCTGGAAACAACGAATATTGGGGCAATAAAGAGTCGTTTAACACCACAGAGACTCAGTATAAGATGGAGGAGTATCTGACCAGCGCCAACACCATGTTTGCCACGGGAGCGCCGTATAATCTACTTATCAAGAAGCGTTGGCCAGGTGCGACAGTCAGCCTATTGGACGTTCACTCGCTGTTGCTTGATTTACGTGCGAACCCATCCAAGTATTACACTGAGCCTGTCAACATTACCAGCTCGTGGAGGGGATGCGGAGACTCAGGCTGCTATCAGTCGACTGAGCCGCAGTCGAATTTCGTGTGGTACGTATATACGTTCTCTCATAGCGCGAGACATTATTACAGCCTGTGAAATTAGATTCTGACCTGGATATGGTCCTATTTAGGTATGACGAAGTGCATCCATCTGAGAGGACATGCGAATATGTGGCCGACGAGTTCATCAGCCTTTTGGAAGGAAAGTCGAAATATGGCGTCTCATATCACTAGCATGAGTTGTGGGCAGAACCAATgaagatagaaaagaaaatcaagttGATTGGAATCGAGTTTGGAAGACTTCTTTTAtgactacatgtatgttaAGTATCTGCAGCATATAATCAGCGCAGAGGTTGGAATGGTAAAGGATGGCAGTGATTACGTTTGCTAGCGAGAAATGTCCTTCTTGGATGTGTAAGTCGCCTTTTTGAGATTGGCGCTACTGAGTGTCTTGAGTCCGTAGATACatgagagagggagagcagcTCAGCCAAATTGGACCGGAGAACTCTAACAgtcatttatttttattttttaaggaCAGTTCATCTGTCCATGAGATGAGTACCCAACTTGCAAGATTGACTTACCCTATAATGATGCTCACATTCAAGGTGTGAGGTTGTACCCGGAGGTGGCTGACTGTACCAAAGACAGCTCAGCCCATCACAGACAGACAGAATGCTTTAGTAACTAGGTATGTGATATTGATTTAGGgctgcatacatgtactataATAGCGGCGAGACTGGATCATATGCTTTGTGTCGAGTAAACTGTGTGCTCAACATCTACACTTATCTAATATCACCAACCTCACCGGCCGAGTTTTGGACTGACATCTTACTGCTacacctatatatataccttatAGTTACTCtaaatttcttttacctATACATAACAGTGTCTTCTCTGCAGCCTATATGACCTCTCAACTTGATTATTCCTGATGCTATCTACATACTGTAGGCACGAAGGCTCTATCAATACCGGGCTTATTAAGCGAGGCACGGCCCGTGGCTACACTCGATTGCAGACTCGCCGTAGAACCTGCTCTGATCCAATAACCAGCCAATCTTTCATCGTCCGTCGCCACCTATCCGCGCGCCAGCAAACCTTGATCGTCCCTCCCGgccgcctttttcttttcccattGGCATCGGCAAGCCTGAAGAACACGGCGCTGGAATTCGAATTCACTGTTGAAAGTCCAAGTAAGCACCAGTTTGctgctctccctcctccagctgcAAAGAGTGCTCGGCGTAAAGCAGCCTGGCTGGAACTGCAGTCTTCACATGCAGAGATCCCGTCTTTATTATTGACTGACTCAGCGACACCGTTAGCAGCGCCTGGCAGAACACGGTGCTTGTGCCTGATCT
Proteins encoded:
- a CDS encoding uncharacterized protein (EggNog:ENOG41) — protein: MREQNEIPAGIATDCFLIADLAALDEASITLRTKYQPKAPGEPDPWQFTVFIRAVNPDYDTSEGDLAGYEGEITIPLPKVFDWLYYCFLAKSEDWEARYNVVKGGPAEMMSPSSPYPAYRPGTEPANLSEILPP
- a CDS encoding uncharacterized protein (EggNog:ENOG41): MSCPDCYRGSVHEGQPRGQVTKAYGLDTYVVNPADGRPAKGIVVLLPDAFGWEFVNVRLLADSYADKGDFKVYAPDFMKGHPAPLYMMESMKIVSSDVGIFTKIRHGFRVLCAILPFLFINWPSKAWPRVKGFFEQLRKEEGASLSVGAAGFCWGGKQVLLLGRGDKIDGRPLIDVGFTGHPSLLSLPADINNLTLPVSFAIGDHDSYLSVAQAESIKAIVEAKPELARGEVTVYPDCGHGFCVRADHKFPDAVKQADDATDQCIAWFNTHFKTSA
- a CDS encoding uncharacterized protein (SECRETED:SignalP(1-18)~EggNog:ENOG41~CAZy:CE16), giving the protein MLSLLLCATAAAAASVSGLRKLSNLVTFGDSYTDEGRLNYIFNHNALPPPGQLLPVNNQTSVGGYAWPRLVAQKTGAKLYDYAVAGGMCSNNVTQHYLGNINGPFPSILDYEVPAFKTDLGYKGLYPDRRADNTVYALWIGTNDLGIDGFLGEEQVQGATITDFVECVWKAFDGVYKLGGRQFVLLNVLPLQLSPMYASIPNGGAGNNEYWGNKESFNTTETQYKMEEYLTSANTMFATGAPYNLLIKKRWPGATVSLLDVHSLLLDLRANPSKYYTEPVNITSSWRGCGDSGCYQSTEPQSNFVWYDEVHPSERTCEYVADEFISLLEGKSKYGVSYH